The genomic interval ATTGTATGAAGTATTATAGCGTTATTCTGATCTTACTCGTAAGTATCAATTCATTTTTTGCATCTGCACAAAAAACACCTACAGACCCAAGAGTTCCTACAAATGGTCAACGTCTAGATGAAATCTTCATGTATATCAACAAATTGTATGTTGATCCAGTTAATGACAAGGAGTTAATGGACGCTGCGATTATTTCGATGCTTGAAAAATTAGATCCTCATACTGTTTATATTCCAAAAGACGAAGTTGAAGCAGCAAATGTGGCTATCGATGGGAGTTTCGTAGGGATTGGTGTTCGCTTCCAAATATTGAAAGACACATTGATGGTTGTTGAAACAATTGCAGGCGGACCTTCTGAGAAATTAGGAATTCGCGCTGGAGATAAAATCGTCATGATTGATGGACAAAATGTAGCTGGTATTGGTCTGAAAAATACCCAAGTTCGCGAAAAATTATTAGGTGAAGCGGGTACGAAAGTTCGAGTTGATATTCTAAGAAAAGCTCAGAAAAAACAAATAAACTATGTGATTACTCGAGATAAAGTTCCAGTGAACTCAGTAGATTGTGCTTACTTAGTTACCCCGAAAATTGGTTATTTGAAACTAACTTCCTTTTCAAGAACTTCTCATGATGAAATCAAAAAAGGCTTGGAAAAACTGAAAGCTCAAGGAATGGAAAGTTTGATTTTAGATTTACAAGGTAATGGCGGTGGATTATTATATGCAGCTCAGCTAATTGCTGATGAATTACTTTCAGACGATAAATTAATTGTTTATTCAGAAGGTCGCTCACAGCCACGTCAAGATTTGAACGCTGGAAGAAGTGGTTCTTGGGAAAAAGGAAAAGTGGTTATTTTGATTGACGATAATTCTGCTTCTGCATCTGAAATTCTTTCTGGAGCTGTTCAAGATTGGGATCGTGGATTAATTGTTGGTCGAAGAAGTTATGGAAAAGGGTTGGTTCAAAGACCAATTGATTTATCGGACGGCTCTCAAATGCGCCTGACAATCGCTCGATACTTCACTCCTTCTGGTCGATTTATTCAACGATCTTACGAAAATATTGATGATTACAAAAACGAGTACATGAGACGATTCATGCACGGTGAGTTTTCTCATATTGACAGTATCAAGCTTCCAGATTCATTGAAATTTGAAACACGAATTACAAAAAGACCAGTTTATGGTGGAGGTGGAATTATGCCCGATTTCTTCGTTCCAATTGATACTTCAGAAATTACAGATTTGTACCGAAAAGTAGTTCAAAACGGTTCTTATGGAAGCTTCCCTTTGTCTTTTGTTGATAAAAATAGAGATGAATTGAATAAGAAATATGAAAGTATCGATCAGTTTATCACCAACTTTAAAGTAGATAAAAAGTTAATGGATGAGTTTTTTGATTTTGTCAAAAAGGAAAACAAAGATTTTGAGTTCAAAGAAGATGAATACAAAATTAGTAAAGAGATTATGGAATTAAGATTAAAAGCAACGATTGCTAATGATCTTTTTGGAATTGAAGCATTTTATAAAATTTACAATCAAAAGAACGAAATTCTTCAAAAGGCAATCCAATTGCTTGAAACAAAAGAATACGATAAACAAAAACTCGCAATGAATTAAGATGAAAAAAAGAAGTTTATTTATTGGCCTTTTATTAGTAGGCGGACTAGTAGTAGCATGTTCAAACAACTCAGATAATACTGGAAAAGAGAGCGAATTAGTAATGGAAGTTGCGGATGATCCCGAAACAATCAAAGCAAACGAGCAAGCTCTAAAGGAATTAGAAGCACAAAAAAAAGAAGAAGCAGGGTCTATTACAATCATGAAAATCGACAAAGAAATTCATGATTTTGGAAAAGTCACTGAAGGTGTAGAAAACCATTGTACGTTCGTCGTAACAAATACTGGAAATAAACCTTTAATTCTTTCGGATGTGAAGGCCAGTTGCGGTTGTACAACACCAAGTAAACCAGAAGGTCCGATTGCTCCTGGGAAGTCAGATAAAATTGAAGTTGGTTTTAAGCCTAGCGGAAAAGGTGTGAACGAAAAAACAATTACCATTACAGCCAATACAGAACCCCGAATTACAGTGGTGAAAGTGAAGGCAGATGTGCAATAATAAGCAGAATTTGAAAATGAAAAAGTAAATAGTTTAATGACTCTGCAACAACGAGATTCTTACTCTTTTCTATTTTAGAATATTCGTAAAGAGCTTGAATAATTTCAGGCTCTTTTTACTTTATTGAAAAAACCTAAAACAATGACAATCATAAGTATAACACTAAAAGTGTTCACAAAGATGTGAACACGAGAATTCCCGAATTTGAGAATTCTAATAGAAAAAAATTACTTCTACGTTTTAACTTAAAACAACTCTTTCAACGAAGCAGACTTCTTTGCATATGTTTCCAAAGCAGTTTTAGTTGACTCCTTCAGTTTACCGTACCCTATCATGATTGATGCTGCATCTTCGGTAATATTTCCGTCATATTTTAACTGTTTCGGGGCATTTTCCTGAATCAACAATCTCAAAAAGCGATATTCGACATTCTCATCATTCGATTTAATTTCCGTTTCTAATACTTTCTTTCCTGAATTGAACAAAGCTAGTTTATCCTTAGCCGTTTTTTCAAACTGTGCAGCTTTCATCGTTAAAGCACCTTTAAACGCTTTTACTTCAGATGATTCCTTTAATTTTTGAAGTTCATCCAATTGCTTTTGTACTGTTTCTTTAGATTCACTCGCCAAAGCATTGTAAATCGACTTACGGTCCAATTGTGAATAAGCTGTCAAGCTGCTAAAAGCGATTAAAACAAAAATTAGGATTTTCATGGAATTATTTTAGTGTAAAGATACTTTGTTAATTCAAAATGATGAGTTCAAAAAAGCAAAAAGTGTTCCAAATTTGAAAACTTCCTTTCATTTCACTTATCGCGATTTTTTGATTAAATTTATCAATAGAAAAAATCAAACAAATATGTTCATAGAAATTAACCCAACTAATATTGACAATCGTCTTGTGCAGCAGGTTGTGGATGAATTGAAAAAAGGTGGGATAATCATCATTCCTACTGATGCCGTTTATGCAGTTGCATGTGATGTAATGAACAAAAAAGGATTGGCTGAATTAGCTAAATGGAAAGATGTGAAACTCTCAAAAGCTAATTTCTCCATTATCTGTTCAGATTTAAGCGAAGTATCTGAGTATGTAAAACAACTCGATAGAAATACATTTCGTTTGTTGAAGCATTATTTACCTGGTCCATTTACCTTTATTTTAGATGCTACGAGTGAGGTCTCTAAACTCTTCGATTCAAGTAAAAAAGAAATCGGAATTCGTATTCCTGATAATAAAATTGTTCAAGCTATTGTTGAGCGATTAGGGAATCCGATGGCAGTAACATCACTTCATGATTCAGAAGATGAAATTATGGAATATTTCGTAGATCCAGCTTCTATTTATGAGCGTTACGACGATGAAGTAGCCATCATTATTGATGGTGGTCCAGGAAAGCTAGATGCATCAACCATTGTTGATTGCACGAATGGAAATGCGGAAATTATCCGTCAAGGAGTTGGTCAAATAGATTTATGATTGTCATTATCGATTGTGGAAGTTCTAAAACACCTTTGATCGAATCAATTGTGTATGAATTCATGGACACACGAGTTGTTCCACTTTTTGAATTTCAGCGAGAACAACATTCGGATGCACTTGGCTTTGTAATCTCTGGCGCTCCAATTCTAATCACAGAAGTCGATATCGAACCCTATTTGAAGCAATTTGAATGGTTAAAATTGGAAGAGAAACCCGTTTTAGGAATCTGTTTTGGTCATCAAATGCTTGGATTAACGTTTGGAGCTCTTTCGAATAGACAACGAGAAGACCGCGACTGGCAAATCATCGAAGTCATTGTAGATTGTCCCCTTTTCGAAAAACTTCCTGTTGAAATTGAATTGATGGAAGATCATTGTGAAGCTATTAGTATTCCAAAAGATTTCATCCATGTTGCAGTTTCTGATGCCACTGTCAATGAAGGAATGATGCATCAGAACAAACCGTTTTATGGAATTCAATTCCACCCAGAAGTATCTGGAAACCATGGAGCCATTATTCTTGAAAACTTTGTTCATATTTGTGAGCAACATTCGAAATAGTAGAATAATAATTCCCGACTTTTGAGGTATGGTATTGAATAGAGTTTGGATTGGAATGTTTGTCATTGCAATCGTAATGGGTTTTTCGAAGCTTCTATTTTGGCAGGATACATTTATTCTTCAAAAAATGATGGATGCGTTTTTTGAAGCTGCAAAATCAGCTTTTGAATTAGCTCTTTACATGACAGGCATTATATCCTTATGGATGGGACTAATGAAAATCGGGGAAGACAGTGGTGCTGTAAACATCATGTCAAGAATGGTTTATCCTCTGTTTTCAAAGTTATTTCCTGAAATTCCAAAAGATCACCCAGCGATGGGGAGCATCATGCTGAATTTTTCAGCAAATATGTTAGGTTTAGATAATGCTGCAACTCCAGCAGGACTGAGAGCAATGCAACAACTTCAAGAAATCAATACAGAAAAAGACAAGGCTTCAAATGCACAAATCATGTTTATGGTTCTGAATGCATCAGGCCTTACAATTATTCCAGTTTCTATAATTGCTGCCCGTGCAGCTGGAAATAGTACTAACCCAACTTCTGTTTTCATTCCAATACTTTTAACTACCTATTTTGCAACTTTAGGAGGCTTGATTTTTGTAGCTATACGCCAAAAAATTAACCTGTTTCAAAAGAATATCCTCCTTTATATTGGAGGGTTAACTAGCTTAATTATTGCCTTACTTTATTACTTGAATACACATCCAGAACAAATTGATACAATCTCTCGAGTTCTAAGCACTACAATAATTTTCGGTTTTATTACTTTCTTTATTGTCATGGCTCTTAAGTCAAAAATTCAAGCTTATGAATCATTTATTGAAGGAGCAAAAGGAGGCTTTCAAATCTCATTAAACATACTACCTTATCTAGTTGCCATGCTCTGTGCTGTTGCATTATTCAAATCTTGTGGAGCATTGGAAGACTTTATGAATAGTTTGAAGTGGTTTTTAATGGCATGTGGGGTGAGAGCCTTAGAATTTGTTGATGCACTCCCTGTAATCTTAATGAAGCCCTTCTCTGGATCTGGTGCACGTGGATTAATGGTTGAAAATATGGCCACTTTTGGGCCTGATTCTTTTGTAAGCAATTTATCTGCAACTTTTCAAGGAAGTACTGAAACTACTTTTTACGTTTTATCCGTATATTTCGGTTCAGTGGGAATCAAAAAAACACGTTATGCAGCAACCGCAGGGTTATTCTGTGATTTAGTTGGTGCTGTAGCTGCGATTCTGATTGCTTATCTATTTTTCGCATAAATGAGTTGGTTTAAAAAAATATTCGGAAAAGAGCCTTTGGAAAACAAAAAGAAGGTCGAAGTGAAAAAAGCAGATATCGCATTTGCTGAATTCAACTATCCAACAAAAATTATTCTGGCTTGGATCAAAGCACTCGAAGGCCATCAAGAATTGGAACAGTTTCTCTATGAAAATGGATATCAAGAGATTTTCTTTTTGAATCGGGCAATCAATTTAAAACAAGATGCCAGGGATTGGTTATTGAAAAATGGATATCCGCATTTAATGGCTTTTGTGAATGCTGCAGAAGGAAATGAAAGTGCACAACACTGGTTACAAGTTCACGGCTTTGAGTTTTTGTACAACGCAGCTATTGCTATTGATGATGATGAAGCTGGTTTTAAATGGCTGAATATCCATACAGATGAATTCACTTTTGGCTTGATAAAGACAATCAAAAAAATCAAAGACCAAATCGAGTTTAACCACAACGACATGTATTCTTTTGGAAAAGATCGATAATAATATGATAACTCTTCGCTTAGCAACATTAGAAGATGCTTCAAGGATCCAAAAAATAGCTGAAGATACGTGGCCCATTTCTTATGAAGGAATTATTTCTCCCAATCAAATTAGATACATGTTAGACCTCATGTATTCCAAAACTAAGATTGAAACAGCGATCAAAGACCAAAATCAAGCATTTTGGTTGGCTGATAAAGATGGTGAAACTCTTGGCTTTTGCAGTATCGAATTTGGTAATCCTTCTTCTGAATATTTGAGAATTCACAAGCTCTATCTTCTACCAGAAACACAAGGATTGGGAATTGGGAAATTGTTGATTGACAAAATAACTCATGAAGGATTATCGCATGAATTGTCGTTTCTTCATTTGAATGTAAACAAACACAACAAAGCTTTTCATTTCTATCAAAAACTGGGGTTTGAGGTTGAACGAGAAGAAGTTATCGATATTGGGAATGATTATATCATGGACGATTTTGTGATGGTGAAAGCAATTCGCTAAACGAATCTTTGATAACGCGATTTCACGAATTCGTTATATTACGAATTAACTATTTACAAATCTTTGAAAATTGATTTTTATGAAAAAAAATGTTCTCGCACTTCTATCAATTCTATTTCTTTTTAGCTGTGGAAATAATGATTCTGTTTTCAAAAAGAACCGCAATATGGAATTCAATTGCGAAAACGACTTTAAGGTTCATTTTAAGGAAAGTACTACAATTACCAATTCGGATAGCACAACCACCATTTCTGTATCCGTTAAAAGCAAAAATCTAAACGAAGAATACATCATGCAACAAGTTCGTGCTGCCAGTGGAGTTAAATATGCTACGAAAGATGGAAAATTTATCTTTTGGGAACATCAAGGAGAGTTTTCATTTGGAACAGAAGATTCTACGTATTGTTTGTGTGAGTGAGAAAATGTTCAAATGTTCAAATGTTCAAATGTTCAAATTAATGCTTAGTGAATTACTTTTCTACTTTTCTTTCGAAATATCCACTTCAATGTCAAAAAGCTCATTACTGCAGAGATCATAAAAAGCAGGTCAAAACTAAACGGGAACCTTGGAATGAACATATATGTTGGTAACAAAGGATTAGAATTTGAATAATCCAATCCAGTTTGAAGAATCAACTCCAATCCTGTAACAAAGATTCCTACAAATAAACTAATTGCGAATAGAAGTATCAATAAGTAACTTTTCCAAGTTTTAAAGGGTGGAACTTTCAGCCAAATGCGATAAGCAATCAACGGAATTATTGAAATAGCTAAAGCACTTACAACGAGATTAAGGTTAACTAAGTTGGGATATTGATGTCTGAATCCGTAAAATTCAACTATCCACAAATGAACTACTTTACCTCCTACTACATTGAGAAATAGCAAAAAGAAGGTGATTGTAACCGCAAGGATCTTTATCAAATCACTCTTTGGTTCTTCGGTTTTTAAAGACTCGAAATTATCAATGGGTTGTTCACTCATAAACTACCAATTCGGATGAAACTCGATAGCAGTAGCACCTTTTCCGTATTCATGAAAATCAGCGTCGTACACTTCAATTTGATCTTGGAGTGCCAAATAAGTGCGAATCTCATTTTTCAGAACACCTTCTCCTACTCCATGAATTACCACCAACTTGTGAACTGATTTACTCTTCGCTTTTTTGAAAGTCGATCGGAATTCGGCCATTTGCTTCATTAAAATTTCAGTATTCGACATTCCCTGCGTAGATTCCAGAATCTCTTCAATGTGCAAATCGATTTCCCAAATGGTTCTTGGCTTTTTCACACCTGTTCGCTCTTGGATGATGCGAAAGGTCGTATCAGGTTCTAAATCTTCTTTTGAAATGGTTATTTCATCATCAGCATATTTCTCAGAATGTATAAATACCAATTCATTCAAGGGAAACCAACGATCGAAGCCAGAATCATCGGTAACATACGCCCGATTTTGTTCTAATTTCAATATAATACCATCTCCTTTTTCGTATAAAAAAGAAATTTTTTGACCAACTTTAAACTGCATCTGAAATATTCTTAAAAAGACCCTGACTCCACATCAAATAGATGGGACCAAAAATAGCCAATATCCAAGCAAGAATTACTAAAAATTTCATGAAACGAGTGATATCTTGTTCCATCGGAGGAACCAGCATATTTTTCACCTCATTCGCAACAACTGTTTTGGTGTCTTCACCTTCCATGTTTTCAACGAATCTACGAAGTCCAGGAGTATGTTCCAATACTTGATTTTTCACAAAATGATAAGAGCGATCAGACAAGTTATCGTAAGTAGAATTGAAATTCACATCATCTTCCTTCAATCCTTTATGAATTAAATAACGACGGTGCAAATTCCTTACTTGGAAGCCCATTAAAAATCCAAAAATCAGGATAATGTACCATTCCATGAAATAACCAATTGCAATCAACGACAAGGAAGAAATAAATGAAAAGATGACTTGAAATAATTCGATTTTCTCGAAAAATAAGATGTTCAACATGCGCCCACCATCCAAAGGAAGAATAGGCAGCAAATTCAAAATATTGACAACAAAAAACAACATCGAGGTCTCAACCATCCATCCAATTTCCCAATTAAATCCAAGAATCCACAATACTACGCCGATAATAATTCCTGGAATTGGCCCCGCAAGAACAACCATTAAACTTTCTCGTTGACGATAGGATTCTTTTTTACCGTGGACAAATGCACCCATTAACGGTATAAATAGCATGCGAACGTTCTCATACTTGTACAATTTCATGAACAAATAATGGCCTCCTTCATGAATAATTAAAACGGCAAGCAATTGAATTAAAAAGAATAATTCATCACCAAAAAACAAAACAAAGCTCAAAGCAAAAAGCAATAATGAAAAAACAGTAACCGCCATATGGCCTTGTCTTACTGGTTCATTTTCCAAAAAAGGTTTTGGCGGGTATAAAGAATTGAAATCGTTTTCCATAGTAGAACTAATTTACGAAATTTCGGAATCAGAATCAATTTTAAGACCAAATAATCTCCTGTTCTTTTTCCAAACAATGATTTTTTTATCATCTCCATAGCTGGCAAAAGTCTGCTCATCGATGAACACTAACCCATTCACAGATCGATTGTGTCCGCCATTCTTAAATTCCATTTTTTGATCAATCTCTTTGAAATTTGATTTCCAAACTTTGATTGTTTTATCCATGGAAGATGTAATAAATTGATTTCCAATACGAATCAATCCATAAATTGTTTGATGATGAAGTGGTGTTTTTTGAATAACTTGATAATTCAAATCACTGATTACCAAATGAGCATCCCTTCCCGCTGTTATAATTCGATTTTGGGATAATTCGGGTAAAATCACATTACTTCCTAATTCATTGGGTTCCCAAGAAGCAATTTCATTCCAAGTTTCAATAGAAAAAACTAAGATTCCAATCAATTGTGTACAAACGAAACAATAATTGTTCGAAATTGATAAAGATCTGATTTTTCCAGCCGCTAATGGAAGATGCAGTATTCGATTTCCAGAATCCACATCCAAAACCATTAAATTCCCTTCTGAATCACCAGCGATTAACCAATTCTTTTCTTCGTTAATCAACAATGAAAACCAAGCGTTTCCAAAAAAATTATGTTCCCATAAAACTCGTTTGGATTCGGTATCAACAGCTATTAAAGTTCCGTCAGTGCTCCCAATGCAGCATACTTTTGAATTTACTGCTAATGTATAAGCGGCATGCTCTAACTTCACTGTGAATGAAGTATCTTGCAATCCTGAAACAATATTCCAACGAGTTACATATTTGTCACCAGAAGAACTGTATAAATAAGTCCCATCCCAAGAAGCAGCATAAATTGGCCCAGCATGTCCATTCAATACAATCTTGGCTTGAAACATTACGCTTCTTCTTCGTCGTCTGGGTCGTCTGAATCAACTTGTTTTAAACGCAATGCGTAATCAGCTGGAAGAAAATCAAAGAATGTATCTCCTCTTAATCCCAAACGCAAACACTCCAAAGGAATAATCTCATTCGGTGCAATGTTTCCAAGATTCACATTTGCTCCAAACAATTTCACAAACCAAACTTGCTGATTTTTTTGTGGAGCTTCCCACAAAATATCTTCTGGTTTTACTTTCGCAATAATTTTGTTGATGAGCATCGTATGAGCTGTTCCATTTGGACGAAAAACACCCACATTTCCAGCCTCACGGCCTTCCGCAATGACTTTCCAAGAACCTGCTTCCAACTCAGAACTCATCATTTTAATCCATCTTCCAGGACTAATTAAAATCCCTGAATCTTTTGATCCAACTTCTGAAAGAACAGTTCTCGTTTTTGCCATTCGTTGAATTAGCTCCAATTTCTCATCGTGATTCAAAATGATTGAACCATCAGATATTTCTGCTAAATCCAAATCATATTTGTCCAACAACCTTAAATAATCCTCAAAACGACCGCGTGCATGAAAAGCTTCAAAGAGTGTTCCTCCAAAATAAGGTCTCAATCCTGCCGAACGGTACAACTTGATTTTCTCTTCTAGATTGTTTGTAACATACGCTGTTCCAAAACCAAACTTTACAATATCGGTCAAATGTCCACTTGCTTGGATAAAATTTTCGGCTTCAGTTAAACTTAAGCCTTTATCCATCATCATCGTAACACCATTGTTACGTGGTTGAGTAGTACGTTCTGGAATATGAGGTAAACTAAAATTCATTATGATTGTAAATTGATAATTGAGTTTCTATTTCTAACTAAAACTCTAAGAGCGTGTCAAATTTACTAATTCTTCGACATCCGCCAATTCTGGATAGCGAATAAATACATCTTTTGTTTTTTCTGGATCTTTATTAAAAGACTCAACAAGCATTATTTTAGCTCCTTCCGGATTATTTGAAATCCAGTTTAAATAAATAATTGGAAGTACAGAAAAGAACAATTGATTTTTCAATATGAAATTTTCAACAAAGGTTCTTACTTCTCCAACTCGATTTTCTATCAAGAAATCCACATAGTCAAAATAACAATCTTCATTTCCTGGCTCCAAAGTCAAACAAGCTAAATAAGCTTCTTCAGCTTCTTCTAACATTTCGGCGTTCTCTAAAGCTCCAGCATAAACATGGTAATATCCATCCATTTCTGGCTCTATTTCCAAAGCTCTTTCGATATAATGTAAACTTTCTTTGGGATGACCTTGCAAATCTTTTACAATTCCCAATCCCAACCATGCTTCCGCCAAATTAGGAGCCAATGAAAGGGCTTTTTGATAGAAATCCCAAGCTACAGTTAAGTTTTCTAATTGCTCATTGGCTTCTCCTAAATAACAGTAAGTTAATGCATCATCCCCATCAATGTCGATACAACGCTCAAAAGATTCAATTGATTCATTGTATTGCTCAATAGTCAACTGCGCATTCCCCATATTGAAATAAGCTGGCGAAAAACGATCGTTTATTGCAGTACAATATTCGTAAGCTGTAATTGCATCTTGAAACATTTCTTCTTTTGAATAAGTGTTTCCAAGATTATACCAAGCGGTAAAAGAATACGGATTCTCATCCAAAAACGTTCTGTAAGTATTAATTGCTCGCGCATTGTCTCCTAACTGATCAAAGCAAAAAGCCAATTCATACAACGCACCTTCATTTTTTGGATTGGAACGCATTGCTTCTTCTAATACTTCAACCGCAGACTTAAAGTCTTTTAATTGCTCTAATTCGGTCGCTAGATCTAAGAAAATCTCATCCTTTTCTTCACGATCTGCTAGTTCTAACGCACGTTTAAAGAAATTTACAGCTCTTTTGCTATCTCTCAATTGACTAAAGATAGTTGCCTTAGTCAAAAAAAGTTCCATCGACTCAGAATCAATCTTTTCTGCAGAATCCAATAATTCTAATGCTTCTTTCAATTTCCCTAATCCTGACATTGCTTGAGCTCTTCGGATTTGAAACAACGTATTGAATGGATATTGTTGAATTCCAACTTCGGCAGCCAACTCCCCTTTGGAATAATTGCCATTCATTAAGTAATGATCTATAATTGCTTCTAGACGATCGCTGTCAAAAAAACCAACAGAGTTACTTTCGAGTTGCGCTTCGAAACGTTGCAAATCATCATTTAGATGGTTCTCAAAACTGTCATTATCGTCTTCCCAGTCAAACATACGCTATCATTGAGTTTCTATAAAATTAGGCAAAAATGGAGCGAAGATGAAATGTTTTAGGAAAGTTTATGAACAGGTTATTAAAATAACTGCGAATGTCGAATGTCAAATTGCAAATAATGGAATTGATATCAATCAGAGATTCAGGGATTATCATTTTAAAATCAGTTGATTTTTGGACTAACTATGAACTCAAAAAAAATGGAGTTATTGAATTGGAAATTACTTTTCTATATCAAAGATAGGATGTGAAATGAACATAATTCCAAATCACTCGCAAAGACTTTGGAGATAAGTACGAAGATGATATTTATAAAACTTTATCTAGCAACCAAAATACTGACTATAAACATTTTAAAACCCATCACTTAAAGTAAGCGACGTAATATTGCGGAATTACGTCTAAAATGCCATATTTCACAAAATTCCATACTTATCTTCATAAAAAAAGTCCTTCCGCCATTGCTGACAGAAGGACTCTTCTATTTATTTTAAGAATCTTAGTTCTTTACAAAACGTGTACTTGAAACTTGTCCTTTGTTGTTCAAACGAACCACATAAACACCTGAAGTCAAATTGCTCACATCAACAGTAATAGAACCGTTAATCGTTGAATTGTAAACTACATTTCCTACTAAATCAACTACTGTCATTTCAACAACTGCATTCAAGTCAGTTAATTCAATTGTAACAGCGTTAATTGCAGGGTTTGGATAAAGTGTAGCATCTGCTGATGTTAACTCATCTAATCCAACAAACGAATAAGCAAGGATCACTTTTCCTAAGATAACATTGTCTACTGAATCGATGTTTTTCAATTCAACTTCCCCTGTTGACCCAAAGTTGTATGTGTTATTTACATATAATGCTTCCACATTCTGTGTAACCGGTTTCATGTTAGTTGCATCATATACTGCCCACAATGGCTCAGACGCACTAGTCCCTGTTTTGTTATCCAATACGATGTATTTTCCTAAGCTTGCATTGAAGATGTTCTTTTCTGCTGTTGCAGCTCCACCAACGGTAATATCAGCAAATGCAGGTGTATTTACTCCATAGTGGTCAGCAAAGATAATTGCAGTACCCCCATTCGTAGCACCAGCGCTGAATGTGTTACCAATAATTGTGATCTCATCACTGTAAGTGTTTCCTTGAACACCGTTTGTCATCAACTTCGTGTTTGCCATCAACGATGTAAACGCAGTTGCAGTTGCTTTCGGTGTAAATACGTTTGCATCTACAATTACGTCTTTAGAAGCCGAGCTCAACAAACCAATTTTTGAGAATCCCTCAATTGTATTGTCATAAAATTCTATTGAACCAGAAGCAATCCCGCGAATTTCAACTACTGCATACAAGCTGTCAGAAGTCATATTCGTATTCATATTAGCACCTGAGAATGTGTTATCGTATACATCAAACAAGGAGTTGTTTAATGGTGCGCTAAACATTGAAATTCCATTGATATCATTTGATTCAACTGTCAAATCTGTTGCGATATTTGCCGTTTGAATTGCATAATATGCTTGAATTTGATTGTTTGCAATTAATCCACCAGGACCATTTGCAGAACCAGAACCTAAATAGAATCCACGACCAAATACATTCAAGTTTGTTGCCGCAGTAGTGATTCCGTTATCAGTAATTTCTACTGTATCGATTTCACCTGTAGCAGAAGTCAATTGTACTGCAAAAGCAGACCAAACCATCCCTTCTAAATCCAAAGCAGCAGTTGAGATAAAGTCATTCTTTGATACTTTCAAGTTATTGAAGTTACTTGCAGTTGAAACAACTCCTTTAATTCCAGTAGCATTTGTTAATCCCATTCTGAATTCAAATCCATTTACTGTTACATCTTCAGCATTTACATCAATGATGTTTGCTTGA from Fluviicola taffensis DSM 16823 carries:
- a CDS encoding Smr/MutS family protein, with amino-acid sequence MQFKVGQKISFLYEKGDGIILKLEQNRAYVTDDSGFDRWFPLNELVFIHSEKYADDEITISKEDLEPDTTFRIIQERTGVKKPRTIWEIDLHIEEILESTQGMSNTEILMKQMAEFRSTFKKAKSKSVHKLVVIHGVGEGVLKNEIRTYLALQDQIEVYDADFHEYGKGATAIEFHPNW
- a CDS encoding site-2 protease family protein, which encodes MENDFNSLYPPKPFLENEPVRQGHMAVTVFSLLLFALSFVLFFGDELFFLIQLLAVLIIHEGGHYLFMKLYKYENVRMLFIPLMGAFVHGKKESYRQRESLMVVLAGPIPGIIIGVVLWILGFNWEIGWMVETSMLFFVVNILNLLPILPLDGGRMLNILFFEKIELFQVIFSFISSLSLIAIGYFMEWYIILIFGFLMGFQVRNLHRRYLIHKGLKEDDVNFNSTYDNLSDRSYHFVKNQVLEHTPGLRRFVENMEGEDTKTVVANEVKNMLVPPMEQDITRFMKFLVILAWILAIFGPIYLMWSQGLFKNISDAV
- a CDS encoding WD40 repeat domain-containing protein, with the protein product MFQAKIVLNGHAGPIYAASWDGTYLYSSSGDKYVTRWNIVSGLQDTSFTVKLEHAAYTLAVNSKVCCIGSTDGTLIAVDTESKRVLWEHNFFGNAWFSLLINEEKNWLIAGDSEGNLMVLDVDSGNRILHLPLAAGKIRSLSISNNYCFVCTQLIGILVFSIETWNEIASWEPNELGSNVILPELSQNRIITAGRDAHLVISDLNYQVIQKTPLHHQTIYGLIRIGNQFITSSMDKTIKVWKSNFKEIDQKMEFKNGGHNRSVNGLVFIDEQTFASYGDDKKIIVWKKNRRLFGLKIDSDSEIS
- a CDS encoding phosphosulfolactate synthase, producing the protein MNFSLPHIPERTTQPRNNGVTMMMDKGLSLTEAENFIQASGHLTDIVKFGFGTAYVTNNLEEKIKLYRSAGLRPYFGGTLFEAFHARGRFEDYLRLLDKYDLDLAEISDGSIILNHDEKLELIQRMAKTRTVLSEVGSKDSGILISPGRWIKMMSSELEAGSWKVIAEGREAGNVGVFRPNGTAHTMLINKIIAKVKPEDILWEAPQKNQQVWFVKLFGANVNLGNIAPNEIIPLECLRLGLRGDTFFDFLPADYALRLKQVDSDDPDDEEEA
- a CDS encoding tetratricopeptide repeat protein, which translates into the protein MFDWEDDNDSFENHLNDDLQRFEAQLESNSVGFFDSDRLEAIIDHYLMNGNYSKGELAAEVGIQQYPFNTLFQIRRAQAMSGLGKLKEALELLDSAEKIDSESMELFLTKATIFSQLRDSKRAVNFFKRALELADREEKDEIFLDLATELEQLKDFKSAVEVLEEAMRSNPKNEGALYELAFCFDQLGDNARAINTYRTFLDENPYSFTAWYNLGNTYSKEEMFQDAITAYEYCTAINDRFSPAYFNMGNAQLTIEQYNESIESFERCIDIDGDDALTYCYLGEANEQLENLTVAWDFYQKALSLAPNLAEAWLGLGIVKDLQGHPKESLHYIERALEIEPEMDGYYHVYAGALENAEMLEEAEEAYLACLTLEPGNEDCYFDYVDFLIENRVGEVRTFVENFILKNQLFFSVLPIIYLNWISNNPEGAKIMLVESFNKDPEKTKDVFIRYPELADVEELVNLTRS